The following proteins come from a genomic window of Proteiniphilum propionicum:
- the dusB gene encoding tRNA dihydrouridine synthase DusB: MKIGNTEFPENPVLLAPMEDVTDIGFRMLCKEFGADMVYTEFISSDALIRDVKKTKRKILFSQEERPIGIQIYGNDPAAMVEAARICEEVDPDLIDINFGCPVRKIAGKGAGSGMMRTPEVMLEITEKVVKAVTKPVTVKTRLGWDGDSKIIVSLAEQLQDCGIAALTIHGRTRAQMYRGEADWTLIGEVKNNPRMRIPIIGNGDVTSPEIALQRFGETGVDAVMIGRGSIGAPWLFRDVKHFLQTGEHLPRESFLWYLNVLKRQVRESVERLDEIRGILHMRRHLAATPLFKGIPDFKATRIAMLRANTLGELFTIMDDIPEKFGLE; the protein is encoded by the coding sequence ATGAAGATAGGTAATACTGAGTTTCCTGAAAATCCCGTTCTCCTTGCTCCTATGGAGGATGTGACCGATATTGGATTCCGGATGCTGTGCAAAGAGTTCGGTGCAGATATGGTTTATACCGAGTTTATTTCTAGCGATGCCTTGATACGCGATGTTAAGAAGACAAAACGGAAGATCCTCTTCAGTCAGGAGGAACGCCCTATTGGCATACAGATCTACGGCAACGATCCTGCAGCCATGGTTGAAGCAGCCAGAATCTGTGAAGAGGTGGATCCCGACCTGATTGATATCAATTTTGGCTGTCCTGTCAGAAAGATTGCCGGTAAAGGAGCCGGCTCGGGGATGATGCGTACCCCCGAGGTGATGCTGGAGATCACCGAAAAGGTAGTCAAGGCTGTGACGAAGCCGGTAACAGTGAAGACTCGGCTGGGATGGGATGGCGATTCAAAAATTATTGTGTCGCTTGCAGAGCAGCTTCAGGATTGTGGTATCGCTGCACTCACTATTCATGGGCGCACCCGTGCACAGATGTACAGGGGGGAGGCCGATTGGACTTTAATTGGTGAAGTTAAAAACAATCCCCGTATGCGTATTCCTATTATCGGGAATGGCGATGTCACCTCACCTGAGATTGCGCTTCAGCGGTTTGGGGAGACCGGTGTTGATGCGGTGATGATCGGTCGTGGCAGCATTGGTGCCCCGTGGTTATTTCGGGATGTAAAACACTTTTTGCAGACCGGAGAGCATCTGCCCCGGGAATCGTTCCTCTGGTATCTCAATGTGTTGAAACGGCAGGTAAGGGAGAGTGTGGAGCGACTCGACGAAATTCGCGGTATCCTCCATATGCGGCGTCACCTGGCGGCCACTCCTCTCTTTAAAGGAATCCCCGATTTCAAAGCCACCCGCATTGCTATGTTACGTGCCAATACCCTTGGGGAGTTATTCACCATCATGGATGATATCCCGGAGAAGTTTGGATTAGAATAA
- a CDS encoding S41 family peptidase, protein MKRILFFLYLVLIFNLSCEKEDPSTNKGDLETATYNATTKSFTLEYNSGYKKSVSAVIDNSVSPPSASATLDDGTVVYTLNADTSGEAIITTSDVISNYKYVNKWIYENMSVYYLWNDKLSKNPNYILYPKDFFNSILYKYNATSNPYGDRFSWIQEDYKELLGNLSGVSSDEIGFEYIFVWADQAKTHYYALVLYPKHGTDAEAKKIDRGRFVTKINDQNITPGNYRDLFGGTGSKKLTMADWKLDSSVGPEDEGYPEYILTNSGDVNILMHRNFAENPVYRDSVYTIGDQKIGYLVYNFFARDKGDKSNDYDKLLMNRLQNLQSQGIDEMVLDLRYNSGGAVSSAIALASALVKDRSTSNVLTTSQYNSIVHNSLLKEYGANYNKDYFIDMIEGTKIPIPSLNLPRLYVLTSGWTASASEFIINGLKPYMDVVLIGETTYGKNVGSISIYEENDSKNKWGMQPIIVRYANSLGQSDFTSGFLPNYEVDEFKDLYLVDFGNTNDPLLGKALSLITGQTLFTRATSVINTQFRSSQIDEKASIKLRQNKLSFEMYDDVRGDIIKSTIKK, encoded by the coding sequence ATGAAAAGAATATTGTTTTTTCTCTATCTTGTACTTATATTTAACTTATCATGCGAAAAAGAAGATCCTTCAACCAATAAAGGAGATCTTGAGACAGCAACATACAATGCAACAACCAAGTCTTTCACTTTAGAGTACAACAGCGGGTACAAAAAGAGCGTAAGTGCTGTGATCGACAACTCAGTATCCCCTCCAAGTGCAAGCGCCACATTAGACGATGGAACAGTTGTTTACACACTTAATGCAGATACGTCAGGGGAAGCCATTATTACAACATCCGACGTTATCTCAAATTATAAATATGTAAATAAATGGATCTACGAAAATATGTCGGTTTATTATTTGTGGAACGACAAACTATCCAAAAATCCCAATTACATCCTTTATCCTAAAGATTTCTTTAACTCCATCCTTTACAAATACAATGCTACTTCAAATCCTTATGGAGATCGCTTTTCATGGATTCAGGAAGATTACAAGGAGTTGTTGGGAAACCTTAGTGGTGTGAGTTCAGACGAGATTGGATTTGAATATATTTTTGTCTGGGCAGATCAGGCAAAAACACATTATTATGCATTAGTTCTTTATCCCAAGCATGGTACTGACGCCGAAGCAAAAAAGATTGACAGGGGCCGCTTTGTGACGAAGATAAACGACCAGAATATCACTCCTGGCAATTATCGTGACCTCTTTGGCGGCACAGGCAGCAAGAAGCTGACAATGGCGGACTGGAAACTTGATAGTTCAGTGGGCCCAGAAGATGAAGGTTATCCGGAATATATATTAACAAATAGTGGCGATGTGAACATCCTTATGCATAGAAACTTTGCGGAAAATCCGGTATATAGGGACAGCGTATATACTATCGGGGATCAAAAAATCGGCTATCTGGTTTACAATTTCTTTGCCCGTGACAAAGGTGATAAAAGCAACGACTATGATAAACTTCTGATGAACAGATTACAAAACCTGCAATCGCAAGGTATTGACGAGATGGTGCTCGATCTTCGTTATAACAGCGGGGGAGCAGTATCTTCGGCCATTGCGCTGGCAAGTGCTTTAGTGAAAGACAGATCTACCAGTAATGTGCTCACAACCTCACAATATAATTCAATAGTACATAATTCACTTCTTAAGGAATATGGTGCCAATTACAATAAAGATTATTTTATTGATATGATTGAAGGCACAAAAATTCCAATACCATCTTTGAACCTGCCACGTCTTTATGTTCTTACAAGCGGCTGGACTGCCTCAGCAAGTGAGTTCATCATTAACGGATTAAAACCATACATGGATGTGGTTCTTATTGGAGAAACCACATATGGGAAGAACGTTGGATCAATAAGTATATACGAGGAAAATGATTCTAAAAACAAATGGGGCATGCAACCCATTATTGTAAGATATGCCAATAGTCTGGGACAATCTGACTTTACATCAGGATTCCTTCCCAATTATGAAGTGGATGAATTCAAAGATCTTTATTTAGTGGATTTTGGAAATACGAACGACCCACTTCTTGGGAAAGCGTTGTCGCTTATTACAGGACAGACTCTATTCACACGTGCAACATCTGTCATCAATACTCAATTCCGTTCTTCACAGATAGATGAAAAGGCTTCAATCAAATTAAGACAGAACAAGCTCAGTTTCGAAATGTACGATGACGTCCGTGGAGATATTATCAAAAGCACTATAAAGAAATAA
- a CDS encoding L-threonylcarbamoyladenylate synthase encodes MLIKLYNENPNPREIEKIVSTLYDGGIVIYPTDTLYGIGCDALNVRAVEKICALKGINPQKSNLSIICNDMSAISEYAKVSTPTFKLMKRNLPGPFTFILPTTSSLPKIYKNKKTVGIRVPDNNIIREIAAQLGNPVLSTSVKDEDEEIEYTTNPELIHEKWGDIADIVIDGGFGGIEASTVVDCTSDEPEIIRQGKGVLNL; translated from the coding sequence ATGTTGATAAAGCTTTATAATGAGAATCCTAATCCACGTGAGATAGAAAAAATAGTTTCTACTCTGTACGATGGCGGTATCGTGATCTATCCTACCGATACACTATACGGTATTGGCTGTGATGCACTGAATGTACGCGCTGTTGAGAAGATTTGTGCTTTAAAGGGGATAAATCCGCAGAAGAGCAACCTATCAATTATCTGTAACGATATGAGCGCTATCAGCGAATATGCCAAAGTAAGCACTCCTACTTTCAAACTTATGAAGCGCAACCTCCCAGGGCCTTTTACATTTATCTTACCCACTACCTCTTCGCTGCCAAAAATATATAAGAACAAAAAAACGGTAGGTATCCGGGTACCCGACAACAATATTATTCGCGAGATTGCCGCACAACTTGGGAACCCGGTTTTAAGCACATCAGTAAAAGATGAAGACGAAGAAATTGAATATACCACCAATCCCGAACTGATCCACGAAAAGTGGGGAGATATAGCCGATATAGTTATCGACGGCGGCTTTGGGGGAATAGAAGCCTCAACGGTGGTGGATTGCACTTCCGACGAACCAGAGATCATCCGTCAAGGTAAAGGGGTGTTAAATCTATAA
- a CDS encoding enoyl-ACP reductase FabI, which yields MNHNLLKGKKGIIFGALNDMSIAWKVAERAVEEGATITLSNTPVAVRMGDTTKLGEKLNAEILPADATNVEDLEMVFSKSMEILGGKIDFVLHSIGMSPNVRKKRTYDDLDYDMLMKTIDISAISFHKMLQVARKIDAVERGGSLLALTYVAAQRVFYGYNDMADAKALLESITRSFGYIYGRDKGVRVNTISQSPTMTTAGSGVKGMTDLMDFAERMSPLGNASADDAADYCIVMFSDLTRKITMQNLYNDGGFSSMGMSLRAMKQYSNGLDENRDENGNVIYG from the coding sequence ATGAATCACAATTTACTAAAAGGGAAAAAAGGTATTATTTTCGGTGCGTTGAACGATATGTCCATCGCCTGGAAGGTGGCTGAGAGAGCCGTTGAAGAGGGTGCTACCATCACATTGTCAAACACTCCCGTTGCCGTTCGAATGGGAGATACAACTAAACTGGGAGAGAAGCTCAACGCTGAAATTCTTCCGGCAGATGCCACCAATGTGGAAGATCTGGAAATGGTATTTTCCAAATCGATGGAGATACTGGGTGGAAAGATCGATTTCGTGCTCCACTCAATAGGTATGTCGCCCAACGTTCGCAAAAAAAGGACTTATGACGATCTCGACTACGACATGCTTATGAAAACCATAGATATCTCTGCCATCTCCTTTCACAAAATGCTGCAGGTAGCCCGTAAGATAGATGCCGTTGAGCGTGGAGGCTCTTTGCTGGCACTCACATATGTCGCCGCACAACGTGTATTTTACGGCTACAACGACATGGCCGATGCAAAAGCGCTTCTTGAATCCATTACCCGCAGTTTCGGATATATCTACGGACGCGACAAGGGAGTTAGAGTGAACACCATTTCACAGTCGCCCACTATGACAACTGCAGGCAGCGGGGTGAAAGGAATGACAGACCTTATGGATTTTGCCGAACGTATGTCGCCTCTTGGGAATGCAAGTGCCGATGATGCCGCTGACTATTGCATAGTGATGTTCTCTGACCTAACGCGAAAAATCACAATGCAGAACCTCTACAACGATGGCGGCTTTTCCAGCATGGGTATGAGCCTTCGTGCTATGAAGCAGTATAGTAACGGGCTGGATGAGAACCGCGATGAAAACGGTAATGTAATTTACGGATAA
- a CDS encoding MIP family channel protein — translation MKKYFAEMVGTMVLVLMGCGAAVFAGAAQPFESVGTLGVAFAFGLSVVAMVYTIGSISGCHINPAITLGVFLSGRMSGKDAAMYMVFQVTGAILGSSILWFLAKDSGSSTTLTGANGFGEGQMAVAFVAETVFTFIFVLVVLGVTAKNGLNKFAGLAIGLALVLIHIVCIPITGTSVNPARSIGPAIFEGGVAFAQLWLFIAAPMLGAAISALVWKGITVENNTVKAA, via the coding sequence ATGAAGAAGTATTTTGCAGAGATGGTCGGTACTATGGTACTGGTATTGATGGGCTGCGGTGCAGCCGTTTTTGCGGGTGCAGCGCAACCATTCGAATCTGTGGGTACGCTTGGTGTTGCATTCGCATTCGGCCTTTCGGTGGTTGCAATGGTCTACACCATCGGCAGTATCTCGGGATGTCATATCAACCCTGCTATCACGCTGGGAGTTTTCCTCTCGGGTAGAATGAGCGGCAAAGATGCCGCGATGTATATGGTTTTTCAGGTCACTGGTGCTATTTTAGGATCTTCCATCCTTTGGTTTCTCGCGAAAGACTCCGGCTCCTCTACTACCTTAACGGGAGCAAACGGTTTTGGGGAAGGACAAATGGCTGTAGCATTCGTTGCTGAAACGGTGTTCACTTTCATTTTTGTGCTGGTAGTATTGGGAGTGACCGCTAAAAACGGACTGAATAAATTCGCAGGTTTAGCCATAGGACTGGCTTTAGTGCTGATACACATTGTATGTATCCCTATCACTGGAACATCCGTGAACCCTGCCCGCAGTATCGGTCCGGCAATTTTTGAAGGAGGAGTGGCTTTTGCACAACTCTGGCTTTTCATTGCAGCTCCAATGCTTGGAGCTGCAATTTCGGCTCTCGTATGGAAAGGTATAACGGTTGAGAACAACACCGTAAAGGCTGCCTGA
- a CDS encoding MBL fold metallo-hydrolase encodes MIITYIFHSCYLIEFDQFSVLFDFYKDVPREEGKSWVRDYLLSKEQDLYVLCSHSHSDHFNPEILTWKKRKKNISYVFSYELLQSGKAGRSDAHYLRKEGVFNDHRLRVKAFGSTDAGCSFLLWYRDQLFFHAGDLNNWHWNEEVSKEEALSFENHFLCELELLSEKTDRLHIAMFPVDPRLGKDYMRGAEQFVSRIGTDYFLPMHFGGDYDKVNLFEKIASGYGCKYLPLSHRGQSYTL; translated from the coding sequence ATGATCATCACATATATATTTCACAGTTGTTACCTGATTGAATTCGATCAGTTCTCTGTGCTATTCGATTTTTACAAAGATGTTCCACGCGAAGAAGGGAAAAGCTGGGTTAGAGATTATCTGCTCAGTAAAGAGCAGGATTTGTACGTTTTATGTTCACACTCTCATTCCGATCATTTCAATCCTGAAATATTGACATGGAAAAAAAGGAAAAAGAATATCAGCTATGTCTTCTCATACGAGCTTTTGCAAAGTGGCAAGGCAGGACGCAGCGATGCTCACTACCTCAGAAAGGAGGGAGTGTTTAATGACCATAGGCTCAGGGTAAAAGCTTTTGGATCTACAGATGCTGGCTGCTCGTTTTTGCTGTGGTATCGCGATCAGCTTTTTTTTCATGCCGGCGACCTGAATAACTGGCATTGGAATGAAGAGGTGAGCAAAGAGGAAGCACTTTCGTTTGAAAACCATTTTCTGTGTGAACTTGAGTTGTTATCAGAAAAAACCGATCGGTTGCATATTGCAATGTTTCCGGTTGATCCGCGCTTGGGGAAAGATTATATGCGCGGTGCAGAGCAGTTTGTATCGAGGATTGGAACCGATTATTTTCTGCCGATGCATTTTGGGGGCGACTACGATAAAGTAAACCTTTTCGAAAAAATTGCATCCGGATACGGCTGTAAATATCTGCCATTATCGCACCGGGGACAATCTTATACTCTATAA
- a CDS encoding VOC family protein yields MEIKARFDHYNINVFDLQKSIDFYGRALGMKEVRRKEASDGSFILVYLGDGATGFTLELTWLRDWDRPYNMGDNEQHLCVRVEGDYDEIRAFHNEMGCVCYENKEMGLYFIIDPDGYWIEVLPLKK; encoded by the coding sequence ATGGAAATAAAAGCAAGGTTCGATCATTATAATATCAACGTATTCGATCTACAAAAAAGTATCGATTTTTATGGCAGGGCTCTGGGAATGAAAGAAGTCCGAAGAAAGGAAGCGTCAGACGGATCATTTATTCTGGTCTATCTTGGAGACGGGGCTACGGGCTTCACGCTGGAACTGACATGGCTAAGAGACTGGGACAGGCCCTATAATATGGGCGATAATGAACAGCATCTGTGTGTCCGCGTGGAAGGTGATTATGATGAGATAAGAGCTTTTCACAATGAGATGGGATGTGTCTGTTACGAAAATAAAGAAATGGGACTTTATTTCATTATCGATCCCGATGGATATTGGATAGAAGTATTACCTTTGAAGAAATAA
- a CDS encoding 4-hydroxy-3-methylbut-2-en-1-yl diphosphate synthase, protein MDFFNYKRRPTVDVHIGNITMGGNYPVIVQTMTNTNTLDTEASVAQCERIVAAGADLIRFTTQGVREANNLREIHRQLREKGYTIPLSADIHFNPRAAEVAATIAEKVRINPGNYVDKQKTFAELEYTDEEYSAELEKIRAKVATFLQICKEHGTAVRIGVNHGSLSDRIMTRYGDTPEGMVESCMEYLRIAMEEGFTDIVISMKASNTLLMAKAVRLLVATMDKEGIHFPLHLGVTEAGNGEDGRMKSAVGIGALLSDGMGDTIRVSLSEDPEAEVPVARKLVDYVMQRQNHPPIEGRQFPGFSPFSTDRRETEAVWNVGGDYVPVVISDRSNTQDMTINSHFIPDYIYVGKQVPENFPKGMKSIVDFDCWEEIIDNYPLFTVGNISNIGNCSAGVKFLRISYPELTAEVLSVLKNSPGVVVVLTTVHPNGVGEQRAFFHALLNGECHVPVILQRSYFEDEPEDLQIKGGADFGTVLLDGFGNGIMMSNQGKIDITDVDAYSFGILQAARVRTSKTEFISCPGCGRTLFDLQATVALVQKHFSHLKHLKIGVMGCIVNGVGEMADADYGYVGAEHGKISLYRKKQLVEKNIPQSEAVEHLIQLIKDHGDWIEPENN, encoded by the coding sequence ATGGACTTTTTCAATTACAAACGGCGCCCTACAGTTGATGTACATATAGGAAACATTACTATGGGTGGTAACTACCCTGTTATTGTGCAGACGATGACCAATACAAATACTCTAGATACTGAAGCCAGTGTGGCACAGTGTGAGAGGATTGTAGCAGCCGGAGCAGACCTGATTCGTTTTACTACTCAGGGGGTGCGCGAAGCAAATAATCTTCGTGAGATTCACCGGCAGTTAAGAGAGAAAGGATATACTATACCTCTGTCGGCCGACATTCACTTTAATCCGCGGGCAGCCGAAGTGGCGGCTACCATAGCCGAAAAAGTACGTATTAATCCCGGTAACTACGTAGACAAGCAGAAAACATTTGCCGAGTTGGAATACACCGATGAAGAATACTCAGCGGAGTTGGAGAAAATCCGTGCAAAAGTGGCAACCTTTCTTCAGATATGTAAAGAACATGGCACAGCCGTGCGTATCGGGGTAAACCATGGATCGCTTTCCGACCGCATTATGACCCGCTACGGGGATACGCCTGAAGGTATGGTGGAATCGTGTATGGAGTACCTTCGTATAGCCATGGAAGAAGGATTTACCGATATTGTGATTTCGATGAAAGCGTCCAATACACTTCTGATGGCCAAGGCAGTACGCCTTTTGGTGGCGACCATGGATAAAGAAGGTATCCATTTCCCACTTCATCTGGGTGTTACAGAAGCCGGAAACGGAGAAGACGGGCGTATGAAATCGGCAGTAGGTATTGGTGCTCTCCTAAGCGATGGCATGGGAGATACCATTCGTGTTTCACTGAGCGAAGATCCCGAGGCAGAGGTACCTGTAGCCCGAAAGCTGGTGGATTACGTGATGCAACGGCAAAATCATCCACCCATTGAGGGACGACAATTTCCTGGTTTCTCTCCATTTTCGACCGATAGGCGGGAAACTGAGGCTGTTTGGAATGTTGGAGGGGATTACGTACCTGTGGTGATTTCAGATAGGAGCAACACGCAAGATATGACGATAAACTCCCACTTCATCCCCGATTATATTTATGTGGGGAAGCAGGTTCCAGAGAACTTTCCGAAAGGGATGAAGTCGATTGTGGATTTCGACTGTTGGGAAGAGATAATTGATAATTATCCGCTGTTTACCGTTGGCAATATAAGTAACATTGGTAATTGCAGTGCCGGGGTTAAATTCCTGCGCATCTCCTACCCAGAGCTGACAGCTGAGGTGCTTTCAGTATTAAAAAATAGTCCCGGAGTGGTTGTGGTCCTTACTACTGTTCATCCTAATGGGGTGGGGGAGCAAAGAGCCTTTTTCCATGCTCTGCTGAATGGAGAGTGCCATGTACCGGTTATTCTTCAAAGGAGTTATTTTGAAGATGAGCCGGAGGATTTACAGATCAAAGGTGGGGCGGATTTTGGAACTGTTCTCCTGGATGGTTTCGGTAACGGTATCATGATGAGCAACCAAGGGAAGATCGATATCACTGATGTCGATGCTTATTCTTTCGGCATATTGCAGGCGGCACGTGTGCGAACGAGCAAAACGGAGTTTATCTCCTGCCCGGGTTGCGGAAGGACTTTGTTCGACCTGCAGGCAACAGTCGCCCTTGTACAGAAACATTTCTCTCATCTGAAACATCTGAAGATAGGGGTGATGGGGTGCATAGTAAATGGTGTGGGTGAGATGGCTGATGCTGACTATGGATATGTTGGAGCCGAACATGGGAAAATTTCACTCTACCGAAAGAAACAGTTGGTGGAGAAAAATATTCCTCAGTCTGAGGCAGTAGAACATCTTATTCAGCTTATCAAAGATCATGGGGACTGGATTGAACCCGAAAATAATTAA
- a CDS encoding MFS transporter, translated as MSKLQEEGKAKMTNYRWTIVLMLFLATTVNYMDRQVLSLTWADFIAPEFHWTNSDYGTITGLFSIFYAISMLFAGKFVDWMDTKKGFLWAIGVWSFGAILHAFCGLLTAGITAGEWTLSFQGARQAIGTVGNISMVVNVSVTLFVFARLILAIGEAGNFPAAIKATAEYFPKKDRAYATSIFNSGAQIGALLAPLTIPFIAKAWGWEMAFIVIGALGFVWMGFWVFIYHKPEKNKRVNSVELAYINQDDITDAVQGTIPADENAGRKVSFKKAFKYKQTWSFAVGKFLTDGVWWFLLFWIPAYLSSVYDLNSTQSAPHVFVVYAISMISVFAAGYFPAYFMNKKKMDPYQGRMRAMLLFAFFPLLILLAQPLGSISVWMPVIIIGIAAAAHQSWSANIFTTVSDMFPKHAVGTITGIGGMAGGVGSFFINKSSGVLFDHAANTNMKFLGYEGIESGYFIIFIFCAIAYLLGWTIMKALVPKYELITDM; from the coding sequence ATGAGTAAACTACAAGAAGAAGGAAAAGCAAAAATGACCAATTACCGCTGGACGATTGTCCTAATGCTGTTTTTGGCAACTACGGTCAATTACATGGATCGGCAGGTGTTATCGCTGACGTGGGCCGACTTTATAGCACCGGAGTTTCACTGGACGAACAGTGATTATGGTACCATTACCGGGTTATTCTCTATTTTTTACGCCATCTCTATGCTCTTTGCTGGAAAATTTGTGGACTGGATGGACACCAAGAAAGGTTTTCTCTGGGCTATTGGAGTGTGGTCTTTCGGAGCAATATTGCACGCTTTCTGCGGACTTTTAACTGCAGGCATAACGGCAGGAGAATGGACTCTCAGTTTTCAGGGTGCACGACAGGCTATTGGTACTGTTGGAAATATATCTATGGTTGTAAACGTAAGTGTTACACTGTTTGTCTTTGCCCGGCTTATCCTCGCGATTGGAGAGGCTGGAAACTTCCCTGCCGCCATCAAGGCAACAGCAGAATATTTTCCAAAGAAAGATAGGGCATACGCAACCAGCATTTTCAACTCTGGCGCTCAAATCGGAGCTTTATTGGCACCGCTGACAATCCCCTTCATCGCCAAGGCATGGGGGTGGGAAATGGCTTTTATTGTAATAGGTGCCTTGGGTTTTGTATGGATGGGATTTTGGGTGTTTATCTATCATAAGCCTGAAAAAAACAAAAGAGTGAACTCCGTTGAACTAGCCTATATAAATCAAGATGATATCACAGATGCGGTACAGGGAACAATACCTGCGGATGAAAATGCCGGGAGAAAAGTATCTTTTAAAAAAGCATTCAAATACAAACAGACCTGGTCGTTTGCCGTCGGTAAATTTCTGACGGATGGTGTGTGGTGGTTCCTGCTTTTCTGGATCCCGGCTTATCTTAGTTCAGTATACGATCTGAACTCAACTCAAAGTGCACCGCATGTTTTCGTTGTATATGCGATCTCAATGATCTCTGTTTTTGCAGCCGGATATTTCCCTGCCTATTTTATGAATAAGAAAAAAATGGACCCTTACCAGGGACGTATGCGGGCAATGTTGCTTTTTGCTTTCTTCCCGCTACTGATTCTCCTGGCACAACCACTGGGAAGTATCTCTGTATGGATGCCAGTAATAATTATCGGTATCGCCGCTGCTGCACATCAGTCCTGGTCGGCTAACATCTTCACCACCGTGAGTGACATGTTCCCGAAACATGCCGTAGGTACAATCACCGGCATCGGTGGTATGGCCGGCGGTGTGGGCTCCTTCTTCATCAATAAGAGCTCCGGCGTACTGTTCGACCATGCAGCCAACACAAACATGAAATTCCTTGGCTATGAAGGAATTGAATCAGGCTACTTTATCATCTTCATCTTCTGTGCCATCGCCTATCTGTTGGGCTGGACCATTATGAAAGCATTGGTACCGAAGTATGAACTGATTACTGATATGTAA
- a CDS encoding bifunctional 4-hydroxy-2-oxoglutarate aldolase/2-dehydro-3-deoxy-phosphogluconate aldolase has translation MAKFSRLQVYQAMENTGIVPVFYHADAEVAKKVVKACYEGGIRAFEFTNRGDFAHEVFAELVKWANSACPEMILGIGSIVDAPTAALYIQLGANFVVGPLLNPDIFKICNRRQIAYSPGCATTSEIGLAQELGVEIVKVFPGGNVGGPSFVKNIKGPMPWSKIMVTGGVEPTEENLSAWFIAGVTCVGMGSNLFPEEVVKSGDWGKITQLCKQSLSIVKKYSKQ, from the coding sequence ATGGCAAAATTTTCAAGACTACAGGTATATCAGGCCATGGAAAATACCGGCATCGTGCCGGTATTTTACCATGCCGATGCGGAAGTGGCAAAAAAAGTGGTGAAAGCATGCTACGAAGGGGGAATCCGCGCCTTCGAGTTCACCAACCGGGGTGATTTTGCCCACGAGGTATTCGCCGAACTGGTGAAGTGGGCCAACTCAGCATGTCCGGAGATGATACTGGGTATCGGCTCCATCGTGGATGCCCCTACTGCTGCGCTCTACATCCAGTTGGGAGCCAACTTTGTGGTAGGGCCACTGTTGAATCCAGACATATTCAAAATATGCAACCGCAGGCAAATAGCCTACTCCCCAGGTTGCGCCACAACCTCCGAGATAGGGCTGGCACAGGAGCTGGGGGTTGAGATAGTAAAGGTTTTCCCCGGCGGGAATGTGGGAGGGCCGTCGTTTGTGAAAAACATCAAGGGGCCGATGCCATGGTCAAAGATCATGGTCACCGGCGGGGTGGAACCTACTGAAGAAAATCTGTCGGCATGGTTCATAGCAGGCGTTACATGTGTTGGAATGGGATCTAATCTTTTCCCTGAAGAGGTAGTAAAGAGTGGAGATTGGGGAAAAATTACCCAGCTGTGCAAACAGAGCCTCTCAATCGTCAAAAAATATTCTAAACAATAA